The Lucilia cuprina isolate Lc7/37 chromosome 5, ASM2204524v1, whole genome shotgun sequence genome includes a window with the following:
- the LOC111691016 gene encoding uncharacterized protein LOC111691016, protein MSNTGVNTGFAKCFIFFMAVVILLQGAVYLGLSIWGITLRQCSKETTDISSKPFQFAMDLIYFMNEDCGSPSVTVSDLPQPITLDVDFNKAEPVENRTFIFMITYAVISTLWVVTSLTIITTLCGPVTKTINGLCFWPWFLVIMAGCILDVVATGYHIHDIINTTSVEKTFKYLSIGADEKVIDVLSNFDAYFITPAVVMTCISSRVILIWLLNIFGSSFCLSLSNTLSKRNSSKQVSINSLATTSTVPVTSNQQLRQEITSVRSTQENSLKVEKVPKPELPSLQIHNIQRQSSLTSPANQSSRPYSVQSPNMPMANIYPTAPSSNESQATNDMATTYRNTESHPDRLNYPLQRNTSQYQQELSPISPLNNRYSTTNDSFQFSMQNQRVSEELRGQLPWSYTSMPPPVPKKTQMHVYPEIPAPDYGH, encoded by the exons ATGTCGAACACCGGAGTTAATACGGGATTTgcaaagtgttttattttttttatggcAGTTGTGATATTG ttacaAGGCGCTGTGTATTTAGGTCTGTCAATATGGGGTATAACACTAAGACAATGTTCCAAAGAGACTACAGATATAAGCAGTAAACCTTTTCAATTTGCTATGGATTTGATTTATTTCATGA ATGAAGATTGTGGATCACCTTCAGTTACAGTTTCCGATCTTCCACAGCCTATAACGTTAGATGTGGATTTCAACAAAGCAGAACCAGTAGAAAATcgtacatttatatttatgataACGTATGCTGTTATTAGCACTCTTTGGGTTGTGACATCGTTGACAATTATTACTACTTTATGTGGGCCAGTTACGAAAACTATTAATGGACTATGTTTTTGGCCTTGGTTTCTTGTTATAATGGCTGGATGCATATTGGATGTAGTAGCTACTGGTTATCATATTCATGATATAATTAATACAACG TCTGtggaaaaaacatttaaatatttgagcATTGGAGCTGATGAGAAAGTTATAGATGTTTTATCTAATTTTGATGCGTATTTTATAACACCTGCAGTGGTTATGACTTGTATTAGCTCTCGAGTTATTTTGATTTGGTTATTAAATATCTTTGGATCGAGTTTTTGTCTTTCGTTATCTAATACACTATCAAAAAGG aaTTCATCAAAACAAGTTAGTATTAATAGTTTGGCCACAACTAGCACTGTTCCCGTAACAAGTAATCAACAGCTGCGACAAGAAATTACATCTGTACGATCAACAcaagaaaattcattaaaagtcgaaaaagtaccaaaaccgGAGTTACCTTCGTTACAAATTCATAATATACAAAGACAATCATCACTAACATCACCTGCCAATCAAAGCTCTAGACCCTATAGTGTGCAGTCACCTAATATGCCGATGGCAAATATATATCCAACTGCTCCCTCCTCCAACGAATCACAGGCTACCAATGATATGGCAACCACTTACCGTAACACAGAATCGCATCCAGACAGATTAAATTACCCTCTACAGCGTAATACATCCCAATATCAACAGGAATTATCACCTATATCGCCTTTAAACAATCGTTATTCGACTACCAATGATAGTTTTCAATTTTCCATGCAAAATCAAAGAGTAAGTGAGGAGTTAAGAGGACAATTGCCCTGGTCATATACTAGTATGCCTCCTCCGGTGCCGAAAAAAACGCAGATGCATGTATATCCCGAAATTCCCGCACCAGATTACGGCCATTAA